A section of the Candidatus Abawacabacteria bacterium genome encodes:
- the trxB gene encoding thioredoxin-disulfide reductase, which produces MKKHRVVVIGAGPSGLTAALYAARAALSVTVLAGPQPGGQLTTTTMVENFPGFPEGIMGPELMSNMQAQAERFGAKFLYETAIDIDVTTRPFQLTTDAGQYEADAVIIATGASARYLGLPAEMKFVGRGYHTCATCDGFFYKGKHVIVVGGGDTAMEEAHHLAKLTESVTIVHRRDAFRASKIMQDRVMHEPKIKIIWNTVIKEMLGEQRVEKVLLEDVNTHDTKEMPIDGVFVAIGYDPNVAFLKGKLDMTENGYLKPQHHTKSNVEGIFIAGDVEDFTYRQAITAAGDGCKAALDCERWLAMQ; this is translated from the coding sequence ATGAAAAAACATCGTGTGGTGGTGATTGGCGCTGGACCTTCTGGTCTGACTGCCGCTCTCTATGCTGCTCGTGCTGCTTTGTCTGTAACTGTGCTAGCAGGTCCTCAACCCGGAGGACAATTGACCACTACAACTATGGTAGAAAACTTTCCCGGGTTTCCTGAAGGAATCATGGGACCGGAATTAATGAGTAATATGCAGGCTCAAGCAGAGCGCTTTGGGGCCAAGTTTTTATACGAAACAGCAATTGATATTGATGTTACTACTCGTCCCTTTCAATTAACCACTGATGCAGGTCAATATGAGGCGGATGCTGTAATCATCGCAACAGGAGCCTCTGCACGTTATCTTGGTTTGCCTGCAGAAATGAAGTTTGTCGGCAGAGGGTATCATACTTGTGCTACTTGTGATGGTTTTTTCTATAAGGGTAAACATGTGATAGTGGTGGGTGGTGGTGATACAGCAATGGAGGAAGCTCATCACTTAGCCAAATTAACCGAAAGTGTTACGATTGTTCATCGTCGTGATGCCTTTCGTGCCAGCAAAATTATGCAAGATAGAGTAATGCATGAGCCTAAGATTAAAATTATTTGGAATACAGTGATTAAAGAAATGTTAGGAGAACAAAGAGTAGAAAAAGTACTTCTAGAGGATGTGAACACTCATGACACCAAAGAAATGCCCATTGATGGGGTCTTTGTCGCTATTGGTTATGATCCCAATGTAGCTTTTTTGAAAGGAAAATTAGATATGACTGAAAACGGCTACCTCAAACCTCAACACCATACGAAATCCAATGTGGAAGGCATTTTCATTGCTGGAGATGTAGAAGACTTTACTTACCGCCAAGCAATCACAGCCGCTGGAGATGGTTGTAAGGCCGCACTGGATTGTGAACGTTGGCTGGCCATGCAGTAA
- a CDS encoding LCP family protein: MESSNSTYQWLILGIIGCTIGILAFGGIFMGRTLYTLVEAVQNPLTLIAAPTPPVEHQDESGCTHILLLGGGGKEYDDGSELVDSIMVASLCHKPDQLIFTSIPRDLVVPIERFGPRKVNTLYILAKHQLGEEHAFDLMLEGAQKITGLPIHYYAYVDFKGFVKIFDSIAGPEGLPVKVEPGFVDREFPGPNYSYITVRFEEGVQKMDGEKALQYARSRHGVAIGTGQSVASDFDRARRQQQVIAALKERIKAILFNADIGSMVNTVNALQDSYISNMSFQDMLSLANVWKKVDSAHTYNVVLKEGPGELLYIPSQEVRDQLYNGAWILLPDGNSFEIIHKYLARVLVSPDRALQGTAVVEILNGTSTRGLAGQIANKLMHEGITILSQYGIRNTYNKKPYEKTIIIDRTGANQDLVEEIRKLIGNATIEQATTEPLLYSSVGVTVIVGKDAIGDNEDNINTSNIDVENYQVLQQRHE, translated from the coding sequence ATGGAATCAAGCAATAGCACATATCAATGGCTTATATTAGGTATTATCGGCTGTACAATTGGCATATTGGCATTTGGAGGGATATTTATGGGAAGGACGCTCTATACCCTAGTAGAGGCAGTACAAAACCCACTTACCTTAATTGCAGCGCCGACTCCTCCAGTAGAGCATCAAGATGAAAGCGGCTGCACCCATATACTTCTACTTGGTGGCGGAGGTAAAGAATATGATGATGGCTCTGAATTGGTAGATAGTATTATGGTAGCCAGCCTCTGTCACAAACCTGATCAACTGATATTCACTTCTATTCCTCGGGACTTAGTAGTACCAATTGAACGTTTTGGTCCGAGAAAAGTTAATACCCTTTATATTCTTGCCAAGCATCAATTAGGCGAAGAGCATGCTTTTGATCTTATGCTCGAGGGTGCGCAGAAAATTACTGGTTTACCGATTCATTATTATGCTTATGTCGATTTCAAAGGATTTGTGAAAATTTTTGATAGTATAGCAGGCCCTGAAGGCTTGCCTGTTAAGGTTGAGCCTGGCTTTGTGGATAGAGAGTTTCCCGGTCCTAATTACAGTTATATCACCGTACGGTTTGAAGAAGGGGTACAAAAAATGGACGGAGAAAAAGCTTTACAATACGCACGCTCACGTCATGGAGTAGCGATTGGCACAGGCCAAAGTGTCGCCTCTGATTTCGATCGAGCTCGCCGACAACAACAAGTGATAGCAGCCCTAAAAGAACGAATCAAAGCGATTCTCTTTAATGCCGATATCGGCTCTATGGTGAATACAGTTAATGCGCTACAAGATAGCTATATCAGTAATATGTCTTTTCAAGATATGCTTTCTTTGGCTAATGTTTGGAAAAAAGTAGACTCAGCCCATACCTATAATGTGGTGCTCAAAGAGGGACCTGGCGAATTACTCTATATTCCCAGCCAGGAAGTAAGAGATCAACTCTACAATGGGGCCTGGATACTGTTACCAGATGGCAATAGTTTTGAAATTATCCACAAATATTTAGCTCGAGTATTAGTAAGCCCTGATCGAGCATTGCAGGGAACTGCTGTGGTTGAGATCCTCAATGGAACATCAACCAGAGGACTAGCTGGTCAAATAGCTAACAAATTGATGCATGAAGGCATTACTATTTTATCTCAATACGGCATCCGTAATACTTACAACAAAAAGCCTTATGAAAAAACCATTATTATTGACCGTACAGGCGCTAATCAGGACTTGGTAGAAGAAATCCGTAAGTTGATTGGCAATGCTACCATTGAGCAAGCAACTACAGAACCACTACTTTACTCCAGTGTCGGTGTCACTGTTATTGTCGGAAAAGATGCTATTGGGGATAATGAAGATAATATTAACACATCGAATATTGATGTGGAGAATTATCAAGTGCTACAGCAAAGACATGAATAA
- a CDS encoding ABC-2 family transporter protein, with the protein MNKVFNVLRLQLAVTFAYRGTILFWLLIHMIGFIVMYAFWTAVFSDRESFNGFMLTSMLQYILFANIIREFVLVAPEYEINNDIRSGKLSSYLLRPFSYPLHIILSSSLWHLVEIFFALLLYGLVGYLILGNSIWISEPQLLLYILPLLFIGHIFCSLLSLILGSLAFWLTEASAFFYYKDILILLSAGLFFPRATTPLWFQQIMDVLPFYSCIGLPAEILVHKSTIETLLPALAHVSLWTLLLLIIAYPVWKHGIKKYEAVGN; encoded by the coding sequence ATGAATAAAGTTTTTAATGTTTTGCGTTTGCAATTGGCTGTGACCTTTGCTTATCGAGGCACAATACTTTTTTGGCTACTCATCCACATGATTGGCTTCATTGTAATGTACGCTTTCTGGACAGCGGTATTTAGCGATCGCGAGAGCTTCAATGGCTTCATGCTTACGAGCATGCTGCAGTATATTTTATTTGCCAATATTATTCGTGAATTTGTTTTAGTAGCTCCGGAATATGAGATTAATAATGACATTCGTAGTGGCAAACTCTCAAGTTATCTTTTGAGACCATTTTCTTATCCTTTGCATATTATTTTATCCAGTAGTCTGTGGCATTTGGTGGAGATATTTTTTGCCTTACTACTTTATGGTTTGGTAGGGTACTTAATTTTAGGTAATTCTATTTGGATTTCTGAGCCTCAATTACTTTTGTATATACTCCCATTGCTTTTCATCGGTCATATTTTTTGTAGTCTATTGTCATTAATTTTAGGCAGCTTGGCATTCTGGCTTACTGAAGCTTCTGCGTTTTTTTATTATAAAGATATCCTCATACTACTCAGTGCCGGCCTATTCTTCCCCAGAGCAACTACACCATTATGGTTTCAGCAGATCATGGATGTTTTACCTTTTTACTCTTGTATCGGCCTACCAGCTGAAATATTGGTACACAAATCTACTATCGAGACGCTACTACCAGCATTGGCCCATGTATCGCTTTGGACTCTTTTACTCCTGATCATTGCTTATCCTGTATGGAAACATGGTATTAAGAAATATGAAGCTGTGGGCAATTGA